In a single window of the Phycisphaerae bacterium genome:
- a CDS encoding response regulator transcription factor yields the protein MPEPTSDSPAPRLLLIDDDAELCELLNDYLGAAGFAVTAAHDGAEGIRHALSGTYALAVLDVMLPGLDGFEVLRRIRARSALPVLMLTARGDDVDRIVGLEIGADDYLPKPFNPRELVARIHAILRRSAAPRGAPPGRLVVGDVEMDAGARVVQRGGTPVELTGAEFALLELLLRGAGQVVERDELSRSVLGRKLMPFDRSIDMHVSNLRRKLGPAPGGGERIKTVRGCGYLYAISAGRSGPEPAAEGPPPHANERP from the coding sequence ATGCCGGAGCCAACCAGCGATTCCCCGGCCCCACGCCTTCTGCTGATCGATGACGATGCAGAGCTCTGCGAGCTACTGAACGATTACCTGGGAGCGGCCGGATTCGCCGTCACGGCGGCCCACGACGGCGCGGAGGGCATCCGGCATGCGCTCAGCGGCACGTACGCTCTGGCGGTGCTGGACGTGATGTTGCCCGGGCTCGACGGCTTCGAGGTGCTCCGCCGGATTCGCGCGCGGTCCGCCTTGCCCGTGCTGATGCTCACCGCGCGCGGCGACGATGTGGACCGGATCGTCGGCCTGGAAATCGGAGCCGACGACTACCTGCCCAAGCCGTTTAATCCGCGCGAGCTGGTGGCGCGCATCCACGCGATCCTGCGGCGTAGCGCAGCGCCGCGCGGCGCGCCGCCCGGGCGGCTGGTGGTGGGCGATGTCGAGATGGACGCCGGGGCCCGCGTCGTCCAGCGCGGCGGAACGCCGGTCGAGCTCACGGGGGCCGAATTCGCGCTGCTGGAGCTGCTGTTGCGCGGTGCCGGCCAGGTCGTCGAGCGCGACGAGCTCTCGCGCAGCGTGCTGGGGCGCAAGCTGATGCCCTTCGACCGCAGCATCGACATGCACGTCAGCAACCTGCGCCGCAAGCTGGGGCCGGCACCCGGTGGAGGTGAGCGCATCAAGACGGTGCGCGGCTGCGGCTACCTCTACGCCATTTCTGCAGGGCGGTCAGGCCCGGAACCCGCCGCGGAAGGCCCGCCGCCGCACGCCAACGAGAGGCCGTAG
- a CDS encoding HAMP domain-containing protein, translating into MRTLFLKIFLWFWPAMILVVGIFVALDFWQRRLNPPPRGGLHDTIQLCGQEALEAWERGGVTELDAFCARLSEVTSMCAVLLDEQRRALSTAPVPDGATDIAARLDADRPEALQRTPGGPLIAVRVIGRTGAPHVFVAHVTRGPWNEARLDWTTLSWQLAAVIAVSGVLCYGLARYLSAPVRRLRTAARRLASGDLTARAGSATSRRRDEIADLARDFDYMAERVETLVASQQRLLRDISHELRSPLARVCVALGLARRAAGDAATPALDRIERDAERLNELIGQLLTLTRLANNAEQPEQVPLALAELVELVVADARFEAGAAHRQVVFTASADCTVLGSPELLRRAIENVVRNAVRYTLEGTTVTVTLDQVSEGGAHRAQLEVRDRGPGVPASALQDIFRPFYRVADARDRHSGGTGLGLAITAQAVRLHGGRISAENAPDGGLIVRIELPAAPGSPASA; encoded by the coding sequence ATGCGCACGCTGTTCCTGAAAATCTTCCTCTGGTTCTGGCCGGCGATGATCCTCGTCGTCGGCATCTTCGTGGCGCTCGATTTCTGGCAGCGCAGGTTGAATCCGCCCCCGCGCGGCGGGCTGCATGACACGATCCAGCTCTGCGGGCAGGAGGCGCTGGAAGCCTGGGAACGCGGCGGCGTGACGGAGTTGGATGCTTTCTGTGCGCGCCTGTCGGAAGTGACGAGCATGTGCGCCGTGCTCCTCGATGAGCAGCGCCGCGCGCTGTCCACGGCGCCCGTGCCGGACGGGGCGACGGACATTGCCGCGCGCCTGGACGCGGACCGGCCCGAAGCGCTGCAGCGTACGCCGGGTGGACCGCTGATTGCAGTGCGCGTGATCGGCCGCACCGGTGCGCCCCATGTCTTCGTGGCGCACGTCACACGCGGCCCGTGGAACGAAGCGCGGCTGGACTGGACCACCTTGAGCTGGCAATTGGCCGCGGTCATCGCGGTCAGTGGTGTGCTGTGCTACGGGCTGGCGCGCTACCTCAGTGCGCCGGTGCGACGGTTGCGGACCGCGGCCCGGCGGCTCGCGTCCGGGGACCTGACCGCGCGGGCCGGGTCCGCGACCAGTCGCCGCCGCGATGAGATCGCGGATCTGGCGCGGGACTTCGACTACATGGCGGAGCGCGTGGAGACGCTGGTGGCGTCGCAGCAGCGGCTACTGCGGGACATCTCGCATGAACTGCGCTCGCCCCTGGCGCGGGTGTGCGTGGCCCTGGGGTTGGCGCGGCGCGCCGCCGGTGACGCCGCGACCCCGGCGCTGGATCGCATCGAACGCGATGCCGAGCGTCTGAACGAACTGATCGGCCAACTGCTCACGCTCACGCGCCTGGCGAACAACGCGGAGCAGCCGGAACAGGTGCCGCTTGCGCTCGCCGAGCTCGTGGAACTGGTCGTGGCGGACGCGCGTTTCGAGGCCGGCGCGGCGCACCGCCAGGTCGTCTTCACGGCCAGCGCGGACTGCACAGTACTTGGGTCACCCGAGCTGCTGCGCCGCGCCATCGAGAACGTGGTCCGTAACGCCGTGCGCTACACGCTTGAAGGCACGACGGTTACCGTCACGCTGGACCAAGTGTCCGAAGGTGGCGCCCACCGCGCGCAGCTCGAGGTCCGCGACCGGGGCCCGGGCGTGCCGGCGAGTGCGCTGCAGGATATTTTCCGGCCCTTCTACCGCGTCGCCGACGCCCGCGACCGTCACAGCGGCGGCACCGGCCTCGGTCTGGCCATTACGGCCCAGGCGGTCCGCCTCCATGGCGGCCGCATCAGCGCGGAAAACGCCCCGGATGGTGGTCTGATCGTTCGGATCGAGCTGCCCGCCGCTCCGGGCAGTCCGGCGTCCGCGTAG
- a CDS encoding S41 family peptidase — protein MARAWTCYRHTVVIFVVVVGFGLPALVMRPVARAQETESPSLDAISRKVVVGEIADLLITHHLTPDVGRACADHIRARLADGAYETITDPTQFAGQLTRDLHTVDDDGHLRVEVGPPHAFLEVDQIDSEETRQRVYALFRRDNFGFRKVEILDDNIGYLELRQFAPPEVGGDTAVAAMALLANCDALIIDLRANGGGTGAMVRLLASYFFDRPTHLISTETRGEPLVTQSWTQSYVPGKRLSATPLFILTSRRTGSAAEEFTYDLKHHGRATVIGERTCGSGHSAFLARVADTFNVVIPQGRPIHPVTGTGWERVGVQPDIDVAASQALTRARVEAMKVIRARAGGTTGNTGEIHAP, from the coding sequence ATGGCCCGCGCGTGGACGTGCTACCGACATACGGTGGTGATCTTCGTGGTTGTAGTGGGGTTCGGCCTGCCCGCACTCGTCATGCGGCCCGTGGCGCGCGCGCAGGAGACCGAGTCCCCGAGCCTCGACGCGATCAGCAGGAAAGTCGTCGTCGGCGAGATTGCCGATCTGCTCATCACACACCATCTCACTCCGGACGTGGGCCGCGCCTGCGCGGACCACATCCGCGCGCGGCTGGCCGACGGGGCGTACGAAACCATCACGGATCCGACGCAGTTCGCCGGCCAACTGACGCGCGATCTGCACACGGTGGACGACGACGGCCATTTGCGCGTCGAGGTCGGTCCGCCGCACGCGTTTCTCGAAGTCGACCAGATCGACTCGGAGGAGACGCGGCAGCGCGTGTACGCCCTCTTTCGGCGCGACAACTTCGGCTTTCGCAAGGTCGAGATCCTGGATGACAACATTGGGTACCTCGAGCTGCGCCAGTTCGCGCCCCCGGAGGTCGGCGGCGACACCGCGGTTGCGGCGATGGCGTTGCTGGCGAATTGCGATGCACTGATCATCGACTTGCGCGCGAATGGCGGCGGAACCGGCGCGATGGTCCGGCTGCTCGCCAGCTATTTCTTCGATCGGCCCACGCATTTGATCAGCACGGAGACCCGCGGCGAGCCGCTCGTCACGCAATCCTGGACGCAGTCGTATGTGCCCGGCAAGCGGTTGTCCGCGACGCCGCTGTTCATCCTGACCAGCCGGCGCACCGGGTCCGCGGCCGAGGAGTTCACCTACGACCTGAAGCACCACGGCCGGGCAACCGTGATTGGCGAGCGGACCTGCGGCTCGGGGCATTCTGCCTTTCTGGCCCGGGTGGCCGACACGTTCAACGTCGTCATTCCGCAGGGCCGCCCGATCCATCCGGTGACGGGCACCGGCTGGGAGCGGGTGGGTGTGCAGCCCGACATCGATGTCGCTGCCTCGCAGGCGCTAACGCGAGCGCGCGTGGAAGCGATGAAGGTCATCCGCGCACGCGCCGGTGGGACCACCGGCAACACAGGAGAAATCCATGCACCGTGA